A region of the Spirochaetota bacterium genome:
ATGTGATAGACCTCAAGCGCAACGATGAGCTCGGATACCTGGCAATGGCGTTCAACGATATGACCGCGCGCATACGCGAAGCGCAGGCCGTTCTTGTCAAGCAGGAAAAGGAAGATGAGCAGATGCGTATCGCGGCGGATATACAGCGATCGCTTTTTCCCGATGCGCCGATCTCGACGCCGGTGTACGATGTCGCGTCGTTCACCAAGCCTGCCCGGACCATCGGGGGAGACTATCATTTCTATCGTCCCCTCGATGGGCAGAAGGTGTGTTTCCTTGTCGCGGACGTGTCCGGCAAGGGCGTGCCTGCTGCGCTCGTGACGTTCATGATAGCGACGATGATGCGCAATGCGCTCGCGAACGCGGAGCGCTATCGATATGATACCGGTGCGGTGTTGACCGAAGTGAATAAGATAATAGCGTCCGAAATGCTCAAGTATGAACGCTTTGCGACCATGATGATCTGCTTCTATGATATGCCCACGAGAACACTGAACTTCGTATCCGCCGGCCATGGACAGCTCTATATCTATCGCGATACCGCCGGGGCGTTCGAATTGATCGAGGACATGCAGGTGCCGGTGGGCATCAGCGATGATTCTGAATACACATCGGGGAACGTAACGCTCGGCCGCAACGATGCGATAGTGCTGTTCACCGACGGTGTCAATGAAGCGTATAACGTGAAGAAGGAAGAATACGGGGCTGAGCGTCTGAAGTCGGTGTTCCTTGCCAATCGCAAAGCTTCATCGGTCGAGACGTGCCGTATTTTTGCCGCGGACATCGCGGAGTTCTCCGGCACGGCCGAGCAGCATGATGATATCACCATGGTCGTGTTCCGGGTCCGCGCATGATACGCTTCGCGTACGCGGCGGCATGGTGCGTCGCCGTCGTTCTTTCAGCTGCGGACCGCGCGTTCGGAGAATCCCTGTTCCGCCTTTCCGGCTGGGAATATGAAAAGCCGGTGCTGTATTCCGGAAGCCCCAAAAAAGTTGCCGATCCTTCGTTCCTTGCGGCGATGGAACTGAACAAGAGGCCCTATCTCTTTTTCCTCGACGGCGGTCGATTGCAATTCGCCGGCTTTGCGAATGGCGCTCTGCGGGATGTGCGGACCATCGCTGCCGTTGAGCGGCTGTGCGTACCCGTCATACGTACGGATGGGCAGCGCCTGTACGCCCTCGTGTACGCGGCAGGCGCGTTCTCGCTCTATCGTCTGGACGAGAAGAAGGTCGAACTCGTCTTGACACGAAAACATCCGAACAACTTCAATGCGGATTTCTTCCTGCTGCAGAAGGACATCATCCTCGTGCTGGCGGAGGTGACGTCCGGTATCCATACCGCGCAGATGATATCGTACGACAAGGACACCGGCGCTGAGAGCGGTGTTGTCCCGATGCCCCCCGTTTCGGCGGACTATAAGGGCGTTTTTTTTCCGAACATCGTAACGGCTGACGATGCCTATTTCGTCGCGTACCTGGTGCGGCGCTATGATGAGAAGGCGCATCAGCTGAACGATACTGCGGTGCTCCTCAAGACGAAGGATGTGCGTACGCTTGACAGCGAGCGTCCGCTTGCCATTGTGCCCGTCGGCATGAACGATCATTCCCCGCGTTACTTCGTCCATGATAATGAGCACTATTTCATCCTGTCGCGCAAGCGGGAATCGTATTATATGCTGAAGCTTCTGCCGCTCGATCTTGCCATTGAATACGATCTGAGCACGAAGTTCCGGCATGCCGTGAACCCGGTGTTCTCTGCGCGGGACGGCAGGCTCGAGCTGTTCTACCTGTCCCGTTCGGGGGAGCGTGCGGAGATAGATCACCGCGTGATCGATCTGTCGCGGATACATGAGCCCGGGTATTTCTCGTACATCTCGACCAATCGGCGCGCGACCGATGAGTCGGTGGCGATACAATCGTTCGCTGCCGTGTGGGGCGCCGAGCGCTATCTTTTCTTTCTCGCGGGCGGTTATCTCTTCTGGAGCGGTGCGGACACTTCGGTCCTTCTACCGCCGATAAAAGCCGTTGAGCGCGTGCATCCCGACAGGAAGATCGCCGCCGATTTTTCCTGGGAACCGCCGGATGACCCGGCCGGCATCGAAGGCTATGCCTATGCGGTCTCCGCTGAACGAGATGCCGTACCCGCGTTCATGAACCTGTCCGCGAACGAGCGCTTCTTCTCCTCCGTGAACGGGACGAACGGGAACTATTATTTCCACCTGCGTGCCATCGATTCCCTCGGTAATGCGAGCGATACGGTGCATATACCGTTCCGGATCGCAACGGCCGCTTCGGCGCGCATGACCGCGACCGTGCTCACGCAGATGACCGCCCCGCGTCCGCTGTCCGCGTCGATCACTATCCCGCGCATCGCTGAACCGATCACGAACACGGCGGCCGTTATCCGTGCGCCCGAGACGAATACCCGTGCGGTACGAACATGGGCCGTTCTAAAAAGAAGCGGTCCCTCGGCGATGACAGAGGAAGGATATATCGATGCGCAGATAGCCGATTTCCTTGCGCTTGTCGAGAAGGCGCTTAAGAAGCGCGACTACTTCCTTGCCCGGTACTATCTTGACCGCATGGCGATCATTGCGCCCGAGCGGATCGAAACGCATCTGATAGGGCAGGTGATACGGCGTGCCGAGCAGGATATCTTTTTCCGGCATGATGCGCTCATCGCCGTCGGCGTATTTCTGTTCATCATCATGGGACTGGGGGCAGCGTTATGGGTCGCCGGGAGATTGTGACCGCGATAGCAGCGGCGTGCCTGTACTCCAGCATGCTCGCTGCTGCGGAGAACGTGCGCTATTATCGGACGCTCCTTGTGCATCCGTTCGAGAGCGCACTTGTGCGGGAGACCATGACGCGCTTGAGCATGCGCGGCTATTCTGAAGGGCAGTTCATCGAGCAGTTCGACTCGCGTTTCTTCCATCTCATCCCGCGTCCGGCGGATACGGTCACACGCATGGAGGATGCCCGGTATATCGTAACGGAATACCCCGCGCGGCATGAAACGCGTATCGAGGCGCGGCAGTCGAAATTCGTCATCGTGCTCACGTATCATCCGTTGGCGAAAAAGCGTCAGATAAAGGGGAAGACCATGTACTACCGGGATACGGTGCTTGATTCGGTCACGTATCGATACCGCGGGGATACGCTCGTCGCGGCGACATCGTCGCTGTTCGGCACCCGTGAGATACGAGAGTAAGGCGGAGAGGGCATGGTCCACATTCGGTCAATGATCGTTACCTGTGCCGCGGTGCTTGCCGCTGCCGAATGTTTCCCGCGTTCGCTCGAAGAGATAAAGAAGTCGGGTGTCATCCGATTCGCGGTGCGCGAAGAGCCGGCGTTCTATAACGTAACGAACCTGTCGGGTGCCGCCGAGGGACTGCACTATCAATTGGCGAATGCGTTCGCCCGTCGCCTCGGGGTCGCCCCGGTGTTCCGGACGGTGCGGTATGACGACTATTTCGATCTCCGTGACGGACGGTACCCGCGCATGCTCGACGCCGTGGATATTATTGCCGACAGCATTACGCTCTCTTCGAATGTGCCGTTCGCGGTCGTCCCGTTCCATCATACGAGCGCGGTGTGTCTGTACCGGAACACGGTACAATTCGAGGACATCACGGACCTGACGAATATGCGGACAACGGTCGTTGAAAGGAGCGGTGTGAGCGCCCTGGTGTCGAATATCAGCCGTGATGTCTCGAATTTCCCGGCGCTGCCCGTCGTACTTTCCGTGAAGGGTCAGGTGAAGGCGCTCAGCATCGGCAGCATCGACTATATCATCACCGGGTTCCCTGAGGCGCTCTTTCACGCATCGCGCGATAAGGGATTCAGTATCGATATGGACCTGCTTTCGCCGTACACGATGCAGCGCCCTGCCGGATGGGGGTGCGCGGCGGATGCGACAGCGATCTCAAATGAAATAGCGGATTTTCTCAATGTGATGCGGACGACCGGTATGCTTGAACGTATCTGGAGCGAACATCTGCATATCGGCTACCGCGAGTATCAGAACGTCGCATCCATCGGCACGTATGACCATTTTTCGAAGGCCGTCGATATGAGCTATCAGGAGCGTTATGATCAGTCTGTGGTCATACTCCGCACGGCTATCGCATCCAGGATATTCTCTGAAAAGAACAGGAAGCTTTACGACATAATCTATCTGAATTGGCTGAGGAAACTGAAAAAGGACACCAATGCAGCGTTCGAACGCGTGGATGAATATTTCGATACGCAGCCGACACGGTATTTCGTGACCAATTTCAGGGAGCGCGAACCGGAGATATACGATCCCTATCTGGTGCGGGTGAGAACGAACGTGAGCCGCGAGCTTTCGACGGATAATATCGACAAGGCGATAGCGGGGCAGCGTGTCGTGCTCATGCTCACGGAGAATGCCCCCGACGAACGGAAAAAATACGATGATATACGGTTCGAGCAGATCAAACGTGACACGGTCGGCACGAACACGCTTTCGGCGATCGATGATCATCTCGACGGGCGGCCGTCGGCGTATTTCGCGAAACGCTTCAAGCGCGATTTTCCGAACACGTTCTCCGACTATATCTTCAAGCTGAAAACGGAGCGTGAAGATGCGATATTGGATAATGATATCGATCGTGCGATACGCATACAGGAGCGCATGTTCGAGCTCGACCCCGGTTCCCTTGAGGAGAGCGAGAACCTCAATGTGCTTCGCGTGCAGAAAAAGAAGCGTACGCAGCCCGGTGAGCCCACGCCGGTAGCACTGCGGGATAATGCCCCGGACAATTTCGGGAACGTGTACTTCCTTGCGACGAACACGAATACCGGCCGCCCATCGGTGGAGATGCATGCCGTGGTCGATGCGTCGATGCCGGTCGTTGCCACAAACCTGAGCGAACGAGCGGTCGAGCTGGCGGAGGGGAAACGTTTCTTCGAGCTCGGCGAGAGCCTGTACAAGCAGAAAAAATATCAGGAATCACTGTCCCCGTTCGAAAGCGCCCGCAAGCTGAACTATAATCCGGAGAAGAGCGTCGAGTATGTCGCGCGCGTCAAGCGTATGCTCGAGGAGGACCATGTACGCACCCACGACGACCGTATGAAGAAATTCGAGGTGTTCTTCGAGCGGGCGATCATGGCGTATACGCGCCGTGAATATTCGACGGCCCTTGAGAACATCTCTCTCGCACTGGAGATATTCCCCGACAATCAGCAGGCGCAGAAATATTACCGCATCATCACCGATATACTCCGCATTCAGGGCGAGACGACCGTCGGTCCGGCATCGCCGTATTACCGCTACTTCATTCAGCGGATGGCCGCCGCTGATGAAGCGATAGCGGCACGCAAATACGATGCCGGGCGCACCATCGTGGAGGAGGTGCTCCTGCTGTTCCCGAACGCGGAGGCGGCTCGTGAAAAACTTATCATCTGTCTCTATAAGACCGATCCTTCGCGCATGAAGACCATACTCGACGATTATGCGGCGGACGCGAAAAAGCTCATCGAGCTCGGACGCATGCCCGAGGCGCACGCAAAGCTCACGTTCATCAAGAAGATACGCCCGGACTATCCCGGCCTTGATGCCGCGCTCAAGAGGTCCGCACCCGAGGAGATAACGCTCCCCCGTGAGAAAGAGCCCGCATCGTTCAATTATGCGGCGACAGTGAAAAGCGCTGCCGATGCTGCGGCGAACGGGAAGCTTGCCGAGGCGCTTGCGCTCTATCGCTCCGTGCTCCGCTATCGCCCCGAGGATTATAAGTCGCTCCTGGCCGCCAACCGGATAGAGAACCAGATAGCGGGCGGCGGCGGCCGCATCGCTGCGCAGGAGGCTGAAGGCCCGGGGCGCGAGCGTGCCGAGAACCTCTATCTGAAAGGGCAGTTCTATTTCCGGATACGGAATTACAACGAAGCGATACGCTATTGGGAGGAATCGTATCGGGCGGATACGACGTTCAAGAAATCGCTGCTCAGCCTTGAACGGGTGCGTCGGCTCATGGATTCCCAGTAGGGTCGCGGTGCATGCGGCATTTGACACTGTGTCCATTGCCGATTATACTGTGTCTGACCAGGCGTCGGAATGCTATTCACAACATTGTCTTGCTTGCGAGGTACAGCATGGAGATCCTATTCCTGAAGGAGCGGGGGGTCGATTTCGTGGTGCT
Encoded here:
- a CDS encoding SpoIIE family protein phosphatase; the protein is VIDLKRNDELGYLAMAFNDMTARIREAQAVLVKQEKEDEQMRIAADIQRSLFPDAPISTPVYDVASFTKPARTIGGDYHFYRPLDGQKVCFLVADVSGKGVPAALVTFMIATMMRNALANAERYRYDTGAVLTEVNKIIASEMLKYERFATMMICFYDMPTRTLNFVSAGHGQLYIYRDTAGAFELIEDMQVPVGISDDSEYTSGNVTLGRNDAIVLFTDGVNEAYNVKKEEYGAERLKSVFLANRKASSVETCRIFAADIAEFSGTAEQHDDITMVVFRVRA
- a CDS encoding transporter substrate-binding domain-containing protein — its product is MVHIRSMIVTCAAVLAAAECFPRSLEEIKKSGVIRFAVREEPAFYNVTNLSGAAEGLHYQLANAFARRLGVAPVFRTVRYDDYFDLRDGRYPRMLDAVDIIADSITLSSNVPFAVVPFHHTSAVCLYRNTVQFEDITDLTNMRTTVVERSGVSALVSNISRDVSNFPALPVVLSVKGQVKALSIGSIDYIITGFPEALFHASRDKGFSIDMDLLSPYTMQRPAGWGCAADATAISNEIADFLNVMRTTGMLERIWSEHLHIGYREYQNVASIGTYDHFSKAVDMSYQERYDQSVVILRTAIASRIFSEKNRKLYDIIYLNWLRKLKKDTNAAFERVDEYFDTQPTRYFVTNFREREPEIYDPYLVRVRTNVSRELSTDNIDKAIAGQRVVLMLTENAPDERKKYDDIRFEQIKRDTVGTNTLSAIDDHLDGRPSAYFAKRFKRDFPNTFSDYIFKLKTEREDAILDNDIDRAIRIQERMFELDPGSLEESENLNVLRVQKKKRTQPGEPTPVALRDNAPDNFGNVYFLATNTNTGRPSVEMHAVVDASMPVVATNLSERAVELAEGKRFFELGESLYKQKKYQESLSPFESARKLNYNPEKSVEYVARVKRMLEEDHVRTHDDRMKKFEVFFERAIMAYTRREYSTALENISLALEIFPDNQQAQKYYRIITDILRIQGETTVGPASPYYRYFIQRMAAADEAIAARKYDAGRTIVEEVLLLFPNAEAAREKLIICLYKTDPSRMKTILDDYAADAKKLIELGRMPEAHAKLTFIKKIRPDYPGLDAALKRSAPEEITLPREKEPASFNYAATVKSAADAAANGKLAEALALYRSVLRYRPEDYKSLLAANRIENQIAGGGGRIAAQEAEGPGRERAENLYLKGQFYFRIRNYNEAIRYWEESYRADTTFKKSLLSLERVRRLMDSQ